The genomic window CGGAATTGAATTGATGAACGAAAAAGGTAAAATGGGATATATAACACCCAACAGTTATTTTACCACACATGCAGGTAAAAATTTAAGGAAATTCCTTCAAGTCAATAAATACATTGAAGAAATAGTAGATTTTGATCATTATCAAGTGTTTGAAGGTATTACCACATATACAGCCATCACCATAATTTCCAAAAAAACAAAAAGCTATTTCGTTTTGAAAAAAATTAGAGATAATGGAGGTGTTAAAAATTTAAATAAGATTGAAGGTGAAAAAATCTATTTTAATGAACTTAATCCTGAAAAATGGGTATTGGTTTCTAACAAAGAAAAGGAAATCATTACTATAATTGAAAACTCGTATTATAGATTAAAAGATATTGCAGACATAAGAGTTGGACTTGCTACATTAGCTGATGAAGTATACATATTAGAAAATCCAGAGGAAGAAGGAAAATATTTTGTTAAATATTTCAACAGAAACAAGTTTTTAATAGAAAAAGAAATAACAAAAGAGATAATAAAAGTTAGCATAGTGAAATCAGAGGAAGATATTTTGAAAAATAAAAGAAGAATTATATTTCCATACAAAAAAATCAATGATAGATATGTTATAATAAGTGAAGAAGAGTTAAAGGAGAAATTCCCGGAAACCTATAAATACTTATTATATTGCAAAGACATACTTACCAAAAGAGATAAAGGGAAAAAAGAATATGAAACTTGGTATGCATATGGAAGAACACAGGGCATAAATACGAGTTTTGGGAAGAAAATATTAACCCCCCCAATGGCTTTAAATCCCACTTTTGTTGTATGCGAAAAGGAAGATGCTACTTTTTATAGCGGATATGCTATTTTCCCCAAAATAAAACCCTTTACAGATTTGTATTTACTAAAAAAAATATTGAACTCGGAAATAATGAAAACATATATTGAAGCGACAGCCAAAAGTTATCAAGGGGGGTGGAAGTCTTATACAAAGACTTTTATTAAAAACTTCGGCTTACCTAAACTTTCAGATAAACAGGTAGAGATTTTAAGAAAAGAGGAAGATCAAAAAACTATAAATAGCTTCTTAAAGACGATCTATTATGAACAGACAAAATCTTTACATAGGCTTTTATAATGCAATAAAAGAAAGTTATTTTAAGTATCTTCTATTTGGAGACAGAAGCGAAGAAAAACTAAAACCATTACATGCATGGGTTGGTAATACCATAAAAATGGTTATTCCTGATCTATATGATGTATACTTCTTAAATGGTAAAGAAGTTCAAACAGAAGGTGAATACTATACGAAAATTATTGATGTAGCTATTGTTAGAAAAGAGGTTAAGGTTATTAAAAGAAGAGTAGGCTTTAAAAGTGTGTTTTATATACCAGAAATAGAAATGGCGGTTTCAATTAAATTTATAACTTCTAATTTTAAGCAGAACGCTAATAATTATTTTGAGAACCTTTTAGGAGAATGTGCGAATTTAAGGGCGAGGGGAATAAAATTTGGTCATTTTGTGGTATTTAGGGATAAAATACCTTATTTTGAGAGAGGGGGAAAAATAAGGAACTGGGAGATTCTAAATGATGATGATATAAACAAGTATATCAAATTATTCCAAGCGAGAGAAAAATTTTTCCATGCGCCAAATCTTATTGGGATTGAAATAATTAATATCAATCCCATAGTTGAGGAAGCTTATAACAAAAAACCCAAATTCACTAAGGAAGAAATAAGCGAAGTTATCAGAACAGGAAGGATTACAATCCAAAATGGAATTTGGAATACAAAGCTTAGTAATGAAGTAACAAGATTTATTCTGGATAATTTTAATTTATTTCAATTTTTTAGAAATATAAACAATATAGTTAATAAATAAGCAGCGGAAAAGCCCGCATCTTCTTAAATATCGAATTCTCCCAACCTTCAACGCTCGGCTTTTTGTTATAAAGAAAGAAAAGTTAAGTGCAAAAGTGATTATCTCGGTTTTGTTGCCAAACCTCATTTCTTGGCAATCTTAAACTATGTCGCTATCTTCATAATGGATGATATTTATGGAATTTTCGGCGGGAAAAAGGTTTGTTAAAGCTCTATAGCTTGGCAAACGAGGTAATCCCTTTCCTGCATTACACTATTCTTTGTAGAAGGTCACGGAAAATCGTAATTCCAAAAAGTAAATCGTAGAGGAAATATCTTTTGATTAATAGTGGATAGCACGGGGCTAAAGACTGTTTTGGTTCAGGTGAATGGAAAGAAAGTGGAAAAAGTTGGTTGAAGATACATATCGCTGACACGCCACTTTGATATAAAAGGTCTACGTCTATGGTCCCTTGCTCCTTTTTCTACGAGCAAATTCTTTGAAGAAACAAGCCTGTTTTCGAATTAATTATTTTTGAGTAATGGCAAATACTTGCTTCTTTCCCCCTTTCCCCCTAAAATTTCTCGTATGAACATCTTGGAAAGACTTCGGAGCGGAGAGATTGTTATTTGTGATGGAGCGATGGGAACCCTCCTCCAATCGCGGGGTTTGCCCCTCGGCGTAGCTCCTGAGGAGTGGAATCTTTCCCATCCAGAGGTCGTCGCCCAAATCCATAGGGAATATCTTGAGGCTGGAGCGGAGATTGTGGAGACGAACACATTTGGAGGAAATCGCCTCAAGCTTTCCCTCTATAACCTCGCCGATAAGGTTGAGGAAATAAATAGGGAAGCCGTGAGGATAGCGAGGGAAGCGGTAGGGGATAGGGCTTATGTCGCGTTATCAGTTGGACCTACGGGAAGGTTGTTGGAGCCGTGGGGTGACCTTCCTTTTGAGGAAGCTTTGAAGGCTTATAGGGAGCAGATGGCTAGCGCCTTAAAGGAGGGACCGGATTTCGCTATCTTGGAGACCTTCTCAGACCTTCAGGAGATGAGGTCAGCTGTTCTCGCCGCTCAAGAGGTGGGAATCCTTCCCATCTGCACTATGACATTTGAGGCATCTGGTAGGACGATAATGGGTATTTCGCCCGAGCAAGCTATTGAGGAGCTAATGAAATTAGGGGTTAAGATAATGGGGACGAATTGCGGGACGGGACCGGAGGATATGCTCAATGTTGTTGAGAAGATGGCGAGGAATCGTCCGGAAGGAGTTTATCTCATGGCGCAGCCCAATGCTGGCGTGCCGAAATTGGTTGATGGGAAGACTGTATTTGATGCCACTCCCGAGAAGATGGCTGAATACGCGGAGAGGTATGTTAAGTTGGGAGTGAACATCGTTGGCGCCTGTTGCGGAAGCACCCCAGCCCATATAAAGGCGATAAGGGAGAGAGTTAAGAAGTAGGATGAGGGCTTTAGTCCTCGCGGGTGGAGAGGGGAAAAGGCTAAAGCCGATAACCAATTCCATCCCCAAAATCCTTCTCCCCATTTGCAATAAGCCAACCCTCTGCCATCTCCTTGAATGCTTGAAGGAGAGCGGGATTTTTGAAGAAGTGGTGTTGAGCTTAGGAAATCTCTCCCAAAAAGTCATCTCCTTTCTCTCAAATTACGAAGCCCCCATTCCTATAAGGGTAAGAGTTGAGGAGGAACCCTTGGATACGGGTGGAGCGATAAAATTCTCCGCTCCCGCAGGTAACGAGTTTTTCGTGATAAACGGTGACATAATCTGTGATGTTGACTATCAATCCATGCTTTCATTTCATAAAGCCAAAAAGGCTGATATAACAATTTTAACAGTTAAAGTAAATGATATCTCTCCCTTTGGAAGCATTTTCTTTGATGGCGATTTCCGCGTGAAGGGTTTCTCGGAGAAGACGAAAGAGAGGAGGGCGGGATTCGTAAATGGGGCGATTTACATAATCAATCAAAGAACCCTTCAATTTTTCCCCGATAGGAAATGTTCTCTGGAAAGGGAGATTTTCCCTCGTCTTCTCTCTTTGGATAATA from bacterium includes these protein-coding regions:
- a CDS encoding N-6 DNA methylase; the encoded protein is MKAVNGLTQFEQEILKKYLISKKLDYKCFLSKFYSQIYDPPLLFESPDENLTIWKIIEKFETTIDENFKKLNGAFYTPYFIVDYINTRVILENSNEDIKVIDPACGSGVFLVDALFKLKQKLQKSYKELVEEHIFGIDIDPRAVKRTKILLSLIVFEHEKKIPEKFNIYNGNSLDKDFLRKTLNGFKFQAIVGNPPYVRIQNLDEETKKIIRKYWKFVQGDTDIFIPFIELGIELMNEKGKMGYITPNSYFTTHAGKNLRKFLQVNKYIEEIVDFDHYQVFEGITTYTAITIISKKTKSYFVLKKIRDNGGVKNLNKIEGEKIYFNELNPEKWVLVSNKEKEIITIIENSYYRLKDIADIRVGLATLADEVYILENPEEEGKYFVKYFNRNKFLIEKEITKEIIKVSIVKSEEDILKNKRRIIFPYKKINDRYVIISEEELKEKFPETYKYLLYCKDILTKRDKGKKEYETWYAYGRTQGINTSFGKKILTPPMALNPTFVVCEKEDATFYSGYAIFPKIKPFTDLYLLKKILNSEIMKTYIEATAKSYQGGWKSYTKTFIKNFGLPKLSDKQVEILRKEEDQKTINSFLKTIYYEQTKSLHRLL
- a CDS encoding homocysteine S-methyltransferase family protein, which codes for MNILERLRSGEIVICDGAMGTLLQSRGLPLGVAPEEWNLSHPEVVAQIHREYLEAGAEIVETNTFGGNRLKLSLYNLADKVEEINREAVRIAREAVGDRAYVALSVGPTGRLLEPWGDLPFEEALKAYREQMASALKEGPDFAILETFSDLQEMRSAVLAAQEVGILPICTMTFEASGRTIMGISPEQAIEELMKLGVKIMGTNCGTGPEDMLNVVEKMARNRPEGVYLMAQPNAGVPKLVDGKTVFDATPEKMAEYAERYVKLGVNIVGACCGSTPAHIKAIRERVKK
- a CDS encoding NDP-sugar synthase, with the protein product MRALVLAGGEGKRLKPITNSIPKILLPICNKPTLCHLLECLKESGIFEEVVLSLGNLSQKVISFLSNYEAPIPIRVRVEEEPLDTGGAIKFSAPAGNEFFVINGDIICDVDYQSMLSFHKAKKADITILTVKVNDISPFGSIFFDGDFRVKGFSEKTKERRAGFVNGAIYIINQRTLQFFPDRKCSLEREIFPRLLSLDNIKIFSYLHFGYWMDIGERERYIQLHKDILDSRYPMDISAFSPDIEEGAEVGEPAVFGMNCRIGKGARVLSYSVMGNDVVIENGSEVGESVLFDKVRVGEGSRIHRSIVGEGCFIPQGSTICDMIIG